In Patescibacteria group bacterium, the genomic window CCGAATATTGCAAAGCCAATGGGTGTTGGTCATCTGAGATCTACTATCATCGGACAAGCTCTTTCCAATATTTACCACGAAACTGGTTATAGCGTAATCAAAGATAACCATCTTGGTGATTGGGGTACGCAGTTTGGATCTCTCATTTATGCCTATAAAGAATGGGGCGATGAGAAAAAGATAGCTAAAAATCCAGTCGGAGAGCTTAAAGATCTTTATGTTAAATTCCACCAGTTTTCTGAAGTGCATCCAGAAATCAAAGATAAAGCTCGCGAGTTGTTTACACGACTTGAGAAAAAAGATCCGGAATTAGTTGCTCTTTGGAAACGTTTCAGGGATTTGAGTCTGAAGGATTTCGAGCGTGTTTACAAACAACTAGGAATTGAATTTGACACCAATATTGGCGAGAGTTATTTTACTGAGCAGGCGGATAAATTGGTAAGCGAATGCATGACAAAGGGTTTGTGTAGAAAGGATGAAGCATCAGAAGCTGTGGTCGTGGATCAAATGGGAGAAATTCCCTCCTTTCTGTTAAGAAAGCAAGATGGGTCAAGTATCTATTTGTCAAGAGATTTGGCTACGCTTCTGTTCAGAGTCAACACTTTTAAACCAAGTACCATTTTGTATGTGGTGGGTAATGAGCAAGATCTGAACTTCAAACAACTGTTTGAACTTGGCAAGCGTGCTGAATATCTCCCTGATGATGTAGAGACAAAGCATATCGGATTCGGGATGGTTTTGAGTGATGGCAAAAAGATGTCTACCCGGAAGGGTACACAAATTGAGCTAGAAGATTTGATTGCACGGTCTGTGGAAAAGTCAAAGGAGATATTACTTAAAAAGAAAGCAGATGTAGATTCCAAAGAATTGGAGAGGGTATCTGAGATAATTGGCATCGGAGCAATTATTTACAATGATCTACATCAGTCCAGATTAAAAAATATTTCTTTTAACTGGGATAAGATGCTTGATATGGAGAGCGGAAGCGCAGTTTATCTTCAGTACTCATATGTTCGAATCAATTCAATTCTAAGGAAGCTAACTAAAACTTATGGCGAAATTGATTTGAGCACGTTGGAAAAGGAAAAAATTTCTTTCACAAACAAGAGTGAGTTTGATATTGCGAAGAAATTGATGATGTTTCCTGAGACTGTGTTAATATCTCAGCAAACGGATTCTCCTCATAAGATATGCGTGTACTTGGAGGAACTGGCTCAGCTTTTCAACAGTTTCTACAATGAGGTGTCAATTTTCAGGACTAAAGATGTGAAGCTCCGTGAATCAAGAATAGCTCTGAGCAAAGGCGTGGCCGCGGTGATTAAAAAGGGTTTATCCTTGTTAAGTATCAAGGTTCCAGAGAAGATGTAATTGTACGTTTACCGACAACGTGAGTGCCCTTAACAATGGCAGAAGAGCATGCCATCTTCGAAGGGTAGTTGTTTTTCTATGTTGAAAATTCGAAAGGAGGACGAATCATGTCTGTCGTTTCACGTATCATTAGGGAAAACACCTACGAAGTATCAGACGGGACAGATACGTTGATTTACGCACCGTTGAAGAACCTAATCGTGAAAAAGTGGCTAAAAAATATATCCGAGATGGCCTCAAAGGATGTGAGACTGTTGCTAAATATATTAATAGAGATATTTTTAAAGAAGGAAAGACATTTAGATTATATATTGGACCAAGTTGACAAATTAGAAGACTTAGAAGATAAAAAGTATTTAGCTAGAAAAGTGCTTGAAAACAATGATCAATTAATTTTAATAAATGAAAGACCTGTTGAATCGGATCCAGAAAAGTTTGGTTTAAGCAAGAAAGAATTTAAAAAATTAAAAAAAGAAGCGAGAAATAAATAATATTACTCATAAATATATAAAAAATCCCTGAATATGGGATTTTTTATTTTAAAAATAATACGATTAATTTACAAATAGCCCTAAATTTGTTATAATCTAATTATGAAAAACCGGTTGTTTATTGGTTTTGACTTATCAGAGCCTTTGAAAAAGAGAATATCAAATTTGATAAAATCTTTAAAAAATAAATGGCCGGATTTAAAATATGTTAAAAAGGAAAATCTTCATCTGACTTTAATTTTTCTAGGACAGATTTCTGATCAAGATCTTTGGCAAACAATTGAAACCATTCAAGCTGTAAGCAGAGATTTTTATCCTCTGAGTATTGAAAGTAGGGGAGTAGAACTTTTTCCTACTTTAAAAAAGCCAAAAATTATATCATTAAGTATTAAAGAAAAAAGTAAACTAAATGAGTTAAAAAGGAAAATTAACGATCAATTAGCCTTTTTGAATATTGCCAGGCGGGAAAATAGAATTTTTAGACCACATATTACTTTAGCTAGAATCAAAAAAAATAATAATAAACCAGATCTAAAAAATACTTTCCTAAATTTTGAAGAGAGATTTAATAAAATAGATATTTTTGAAAGCCGCTTAACCAAGCAAGGATTAGTTTATAATATAATACAGAGTATTAAATTATGAAAAATATAAAAATATTAGGAGTCAAAGTAACTAATATAGGTTTAAGAGAGTTAAGAGAAAAAATAAAAGAATACTTAAATTCAAACAAACAGCGTTTTTTAACCACGGTTAATCCGGAAATAATTTTAAAGGCTCATAAAAATGAAGATTATAAGAAAATATTAAATAAGGCCTCACTCTCGCTGCCGGATGGCTTTGGTTTAGTTTTAGCCAGTCGTTTTAAGGGACAAAAAATAAAAAAAAGAATTACTGGAAATGATCTAATCGAAATTATTTGTGCTCAGGCTGAAAAAGAAAGTAAGACTGTCTATTTATTGGGTGGAAGAAAGGATGTGCCAGCTCAAGCTAGTTATCAATTAAAAGAGAAATATCCGGATCTTGAGATAGTTGGCTTTGATAACAGCCGTATTTATAGTGAACGTATTTTTTCAAGAGGAATATTAAAAAAAATTATTCATGCCAAACCGGATATTTTACTGGTAGCTTTAGGCGCTCCTAAGCAGGAAAAATGGATAGCTAGACATTTACGGAAAATGATTAGTGTTAAAATTGCAGTTGGGGTCGGCGGGGCTTTTGACTTTTTAGCTGGTCAGATTAAAAGAGCTCCAAATTTTATGCAAAAGATGGGTTTAGAATGGCTCTGGCGGCTTTTTTGGCAGCCCTGGCGCCTATTTCGTATTTTTAACGCTGTTTTTCGCTTTTCTTGGGTAGTTATTAAAAATAAAAAAAATGAATAAAAAATATTTTTATGCTTTAGCTACTTACACTGGCACTATAGTTGGGGCTGGTATCTTTGGTCTGCCTTACGTGGCTTCAAGAGCCGGTTTAACCGTGATGATAATTTATTTACTGATTATAGCTTTTATGTCCCTGTCAGCGGCCTTGTTGTTTGGCCAGGTTATTTCAGCTACTCATGGCCATCATCGCTTGCCTGGTTATGTGGCTAAGTATATGGGCAATAAATGGCGCCATATTGCTTTTTTCACCACAGTGATTGGTCTAACTGGGGTTTTACTTACTTATATTATTCTGGGGGGAGAATTTTTACACGGTATTTTTAATCCTTTAATTGGCGGTTCAATTTTAGTTTATACTCTGGCTTATTTTGCCTTGGGAGCTTATTTAATTTTTCGCCAGGCTAAAGTAGTGGCCCGAATTGAAATTATCATGCTGGTTTTTATAGTTTTAATGGTTATTATTTTTTTAATTTTTGGCTGGCCCGAAGTTAATTTAAATAATATTAAATTAAGCGGCAATAATATATTTTTGCCTTTTGGTGTGCTTATTTTTTCCCTCTGGGGCCTGTCGGTTATGCCGGAAGTAGTTGATATGATGGAGGGTGAGCAGAAAAAAGTGAAAAGTATTGTTCCGACCGGAATATTAATAGCAGTTTTAATATATTTTGTTTTTATAATTTTAGTCTGGGGTATTTCTGGCGGAAATATATCAACCGAGGCCATTCCCGGGCTTTCAGTGGCTTTAGGCCGTAAGATATTACTCTTTGGCTATATTTTTGGCTTTTTAGCCACCTTTACTTCCTTTATTAGTATTGGTATGGTAGTAAAGAAGATTTATTGGTATGACTATCGTGTGCCTAGAAATTATGCTTGGTTTTTTGCTCTCTTTATTCCCTTGGCTCTTTATCTATTGGGAATGAAAGACTTTATTGAGGTTATTGGTATTACCGGGGCTTTTGCTTTAGGCTTAGAGGGTATTATTATACTTTTACTTTGTTTAAAAACTCGTAAAAAATGCCCCAAAAAAGCGGCTTATCAATATAAACTACCCACCTTTGTCAAAGTCTTATTTATATTACTTTTTGCTACTGGTGTAGCTTTTCAGATTATTAATTTAATTAAGAAATGATTTTAGAAAATAATAAAGAAAAAATAAAGGTCCGCTTTGCTCCTAGTCCGACCGGCGATCCGCATGTGGGTGGCATTAGAACGGCTCTTTTTAACTGGCTTTTAGCCCGCAAAGAAAAAGGCCAATTTATTTTACGTATTGAGGATACTGATCAGGAGAGGTATCAGGCTGACAGTGTGGAAAATATTAAGAAAAGTTTAGAGTGGCTCGGTTTAAACTGGGACGAGGGGCCTTATTTCCAATCAAAGCGTACCGAAAAATACCAGCAAGCGGCTCAGGAACTGATTAGTAAAGAAAAAGCTTATTATTGTTTTTGTTCTAAGCAAAGATTAGAGAAACTAAGAATCAGACAGGCTGAAAATAAAAAACCGCCCAAGTATGATAAACATTGTTTAAAATTATCACCGGACGAAATTAAAGAGAAAATTAACCAGGGTGAAAAATATGTTATCCGGTTAAAAATACCCGAGAAGGGGACTACTGAATTTAAAGACTCAATCCGGGGGCGGGTAAAATTTGAAAACCAGGTTTTGGATGACACTATATTACTCAAGTCAGACGGCTTTCCCACTTATCATCTAGCTAATGTAATTGATGATCATGACATGGGTATTACTCATGTCATCCGGGCTGAGGAATGGCTGCCCTCAACGCCTAAACACATTCTTTTATACCAGGCTTTAGGTTTTGAACCGCCCTGGTTTGCCCACTTGCCTTTGATCTTGGGTCGGGATAATAAGAAACTATCCAAGCGCCATGGCAGTGTTTCTATTTTACAATATAAAGAAGACGGATATTTACCAGCGGCTATTCTTAATTTTCTAGCTTTTTTAGGTTGGAACCCAAAGACCGAAAAAGAATTTTTCTCAAGATCAGAATTAATTGAAGCCTTTTCCCTGAATGGAGTTAATAAGTCCGGCGCTATTTTTAATCTGGATAAACTTAACTGGCTAAACGGTTATTATATCAGACAGATGGATCCGCAAGAATTAAAAAGAGTAGGGGAGCCCTTTTTAAAAAAAGAGTTTAAACAAATAGCTAATGAAAAAAATATTGACTTGGTCAAACTTTGGGAAATGTCAGCCGATAGAATTAATACTCTCAAAGAAATAAATAAGCTTTGTGATTTTGTGTTTGAGCCAAAAGATTATTTGCCGGAGATTTTAATTCCCAGAAAATCAAATAAAACCCAAGCTATAAAAAATCTTAAACTGGTAGAAAGTAAATTAAAAGATCTCTCCGAAAAAGATTTTAAAGCCGATTATTTAAGAGATTTATTTTTAAATTATATAAAAGAAAATAATCTTAATACTGGTGAATTGCTTTGGCCTTTTCGGGTGGCTTTGTCCGGCAAAAGAGCCTCGCCAGATGTTTTTGATATGTCTGAGCTTTTGGGTAAGGAATTGGTTTTAAAAAAAATAGATATGGCTATGGATAAGCTGAATATTCTCTAGGTTTTGATTTGTTATTTTATAAGTAAAGTTATTTGTCAAAAAAGCAAAAATTTGCTATAATTATAAGTGCGTATAAAATTGGCTAAAATTAGCAAAATGAGACAAAAACAAAAATTTGCTAAAACAAAAACTAACCATAAATTAGGGGTAGTAGCTCTTATAATATTAGCTGCTTTTTTGTTTATACCCAGTGTTAGAGCTTTAAATATTAATTCTAAGGACTTGGTTTCTTCTTTAAACGAGCTGGAAGAGAGTGAAGAAATTAGTGAAGAAACTCAGGAATACATTGATGAAGTTAGTCAGGAAATATTTGAAAAAAGAGAGCGTATTTCTGAGATCAATCAGCAAAAAGAAATTTATCAGCAAAATGTTAAAGAAAAACAACAAGAAGCGACTTCCTTAAAAAAAGAAGTTAATGTTTTAGATAATCAGATTGAACTGACAAGCTTGGAAATTTCAAAAAAGGAAACTGAAATTGAAAAAATAAAGTTAGAGATGGAACAGATTCGCTCAGAGATTAAGGAAAAAGATGAAAAAATAAACAGCCAAAAAGACCAGATCTCTGCTTTAATCAGGCAGATTTTTAAAAACGACAAAAAAAGCTATTTGGAAATAGCCCTTTTAAATAAAAACTTTTCTGAATTTTATAATGAAGTTAAATATCTTGATTCTATCCAGAGCAATATTAAAGAAGAGCTTTACAAATTTAAGGAGCTCAAGCATGACCTTAAGATTCAGGAAGAAAATTTAAGCGGTAAAAGAAATGAACTGGATGATTATAAGGCTGGTTTACAAAATGAAAAGTCTGATCTTTCCCAGCAAATGGATTATCAAGAAATTTTACTAGATGAAACAATGAGTACTGAGGCTGAATACGAAGCACTTTTAGAAGAATTGAAAGAAGAAGCCCAACAGACCCAGACAGAAATTTCCTCTCTGGAAAAAAGAGCTCGAGCTAAACTGGCTAAAGAAAATGGGGAAGAGTATTATGGTGAATTTTCCGGCATTTTAGCTTGGCCAACTGACTCCAGACGAATTACCTGCGGCTTTCATGGCGCTGGTTATCCTTATGAAAAATGGCTGGGACCACATGCTGGTATGGATATTGGGGTAAGCCAAGGTTCAAATGTTTACGCGGCTGGTGACGGTTATGTAGCTATTGCTAGGAAACTGGACTGGAAAGTGGATTCCTATGGCCATAAACGCCCGGCTTATAACTATATAAATATTATTCACAATGACGAAATATCTACTGTTTACGGCCATCTCAGTCAGGTTTTAGTTACTGAAGGAGACTTTGTCACTAAAGGACAAGTGATCGGTAGAACCGGGGGATTGCCCGGCACGGCCGGAGCTGGCTCGTTTTCTACCGGAGCCCACTTGCATTTTGAAGTGCGCCAGGTTAATACTAATGGTATCCCAGTTCCTGTTGACCCAGCCGGTTATTTGTTTTAATATAATTACAAGCTATTTTAGCCAAAATATGCAAAAAATAGGGCCCAACTCGGGCTCTATTTATTTTAAGGCTAATAGGTTTTAGGTGTGGCGGCGAGTCAGGTGGTTGGTTGTTAGGCTTAGAATAAAACCCATTGACTCAGCCTAATAACCAAACTAGCAGCTCGGCCCAAAACCCTTTTGTTTTAATGCTAATTGGTTATGGTTATAGCGGCTTCCGCCAAAGGCGGACAGGTGTAAGGTTTTGGTTTGGGTCTTGGAAATTTTTGTTTATAAAATCTAATATAATAATCTCTCCATTCATTTGCCTATGGCAACCTCAGCCTAAATGGTGCGAGACTATAATAATTTCAACCTACCTGGCGCCGGATTTATCCGGCGAGACATTCTTGACCAAAAATGATAATTATGATAAAAAGAAAGACTATTGAAACTTGTACCTTGCAATTTGTTTTTTAAAAAGGAGGACCAAATTGGAAACTCTTTATAATTTGTGGTGGGTATATCTGGCTATATCCTTGGGTATTACTTTTAGTCTTTTCAAAGGGGTTATAAAAGTAAATGGTGAAATTAGAAAAAATCAGCCATTACTTATAGCTTTGGCAATTATGTTTCAGATTTTCGGCTATTTAAGTATCATAAAAAAAATACCAGAACAGTTTCTAGAAATTAATTCTATACATCTTTTAGTCGTTCTATTTATTGGTTTATGGCTATTATGCTATAATATATTTTTTAAAAGAACTAAGCCAAAAAAAGAGTTGTCAAATAAGGACTGCGAAAAAAATAAATTATAATCAGAAGACAAAACATTCCAAAACCCTTTGTTTTGCTAATAGGTTTTAGGTGTGGCGGCGGGTCAGGTTTTGGTGGTTAGGTTTAGAATAAAAAGCCATGTGGATAAGTTATTCTTGACAAAAATTTAGGCTCTGATATGATATTAATAACTTCACATTATAAGGAGTCTATCCGGTACCACTGACCTTATGTCAGTATTCTCTAATCACATATCTTAAAAGTTGTACCACTCCTTATAAATCGCCCTTTCTTACCCATACCCGAGCCCTCGTCACCTGACGACGGGCTCCTTTTTTTTATTTGATGCTATTAGGTTTTGGTGTGGCGGCTAGTAAGGTTTGGGTGGTTGGGCTTGGAATATAAAACCATTGACTCAGCCTAATAACCAAACTAGCGGCTCAGCCCAAAACCCTTTGTTTTGCTAATTGGTTATGGTTATAGCAGCTGGTAAGGTTTTGGTTTAGATCCTGGAATGTGTTATGATGGTCTTTCTTGATTCAAAAAGCTAAGTGGCTTAAAATTAGGGAGTATTAACTAAATAGTCTTTAATAAGACTAGTAATTAAATATGCCAGAAA contains:
- the argS gene encoding arginine--tRNA ligase → MKMRKKNQDEFENYKLEVAESVNAVQEKIREEKENREYVDFDSYPSEELRREVTEVVRESVGVQDIGKLKLSVPPAHISGDFALKVFDLAKKLGEKPNVLAKKIVDGINEHKMALIKNASVAGNFVNLETHKEVLYRDIFAKVLELEDRYGESDVNAGKVALIDYSAPNIAKPMGVGHLRSTIIGQALSNIYHETGYSVIKDNHLGDWGTQFGSLIYAYKEWGDEKKIAKNPVGELKDLYVKFHQFSEVHPEIKDKARELFTRLEKKDPELVALWKRFRDLSLKDFERVYKQLGIEFDTNIGESYFTEQADKLVSECMTKGLCRKDEASEAVVVDQMGEIPSFLLRKQDGSSIYLSRDLATLLFRVNTFKPSTILYVVGNEQDLNFKQLFELGKRAEYLPDDVETKHIGFGMVLSDGKKMSTRKGTQIELEDLIARSVEKSKEILLKKKADVDSKELERVSEIIGIGAIIYNDLHQSRLKNISFNWDKMLDMESGSAVYLQYSYVRINSILRKLTKTYGEIDLSTLEKEKISFTNKSEFDIAKKLMMFPETVLISQQTDSPHKICVYLEELAQLFNSFYNEVSIFRTKDVKLRESRIALSKGVAAVIKKGLSLLSIKVPEKM
- the thpR gene encoding RNA 2',3'-cyclic phosphodiesterase; protein product: MKNRLFIGFDLSEPLKKRISNLIKSLKNKWPDLKYVKKENLHLTLIFLGQISDQDLWQTIETIQAVSRDFYPLSIESRGVELFPTLKKPKIISLSIKEKSKLNELKRKINDQLAFLNIARRENRIFRPHITLARIKKNNNKPDLKNTFLNFEERFNKIDIFESRLTKQGLVYNIIQSIKL
- a CDS encoding peptidoglycan DD-metalloendopeptidase family protein, which gives rise to MRQKQKFAKTKTNHKLGVVALIILAAFLFIPSVRALNINSKDLVSSLNELEESEEISEETQEYIDEVSQEIFEKRERISEINQQKEIYQQNVKEKQQEATSLKKEVNVLDNQIELTSLEISKKETEIEKIKLEMEQIRSEIKEKDEKINSQKDQISALIRQIFKNDKKSYLEIALLNKNFSEFYNEVKYLDSIQSNIKEELYKFKELKHDLKIQEENLSGKRNELDDYKAGLQNEKSDLSQQMDYQEILLDETMSTEAEYEALLEELKEEAQQTQTEISSLEKRARAKLAKENGEEYYGEFSGILAWPTDSRRITCGFHGAGYPYEKWLGPHAGMDIGVSQGSNVYAAGDGYVAIARKLDWKVDSYGHKRPAYNYINIIHNDEISTVYGHLSQVLVTEGDFVTKGQVIGRTGGLPGTAGAGSFSTGAHLHFEVRQVNTNGIPVPVDPAGYLF
- a CDS encoding WecB/TagA/CpsF family glycosyltransferase produces the protein MKNIKILGVKVTNIGLRELREKIKEYLNSNKQRFLTTVNPEIILKAHKNEDYKKILNKASLSLPDGFGLVLASRFKGQKIKKRITGNDLIEIICAQAEKESKTVYLLGGRKDVPAQASYQLKEKYPDLEIVGFDNSRIYSERIFSRGILKKIIHAKPDILLVALGAPKQEKWIARHLRKMISVKIAVGVGGAFDFLAGQIKRAPNFMQKMGLEWLWRLFWQPWRLFRIFNAVFRFSWVVIKNKKNE
- a CDS encoding aromatic amino acid transport family protein, yielding MNKKYFYALATYTGTIVGAGIFGLPYVASRAGLTVMIIYLLIIAFMSLSAALLFGQVISATHGHHRLPGYVAKYMGNKWRHIAFFTTVIGLTGVLLTYIILGGEFLHGIFNPLIGGSILVYTLAYFALGAYLIFRQAKVVARIEIIMLVFIVLMVIIFLIFGWPEVNLNNIKLSGNNIFLPFGVLIFSLWGLSVMPEVVDMMEGEQKKVKSIVPTGILIAVLIYFVFIILVWGISGGNISTEAIPGLSVALGRKILLFGYIFGFLATFTSFISIGMVVKKIYWYDYRVPRNYAWFFALFIPLALYLLGMKDFIEVIGITGAFALGLEGIIILLLCLKTRKKCPKKAAYQYKLPTFVKVLFILLFATGVAFQIINLIKK
- the gltX gene encoding glutamate--tRNA ligase, translating into MILENNKEKIKVRFAPSPTGDPHVGGIRTALFNWLLARKEKGQFILRIEDTDQERYQADSVENIKKSLEWLGLNWDEGPYFQSKRTEKYQQAAQELISKEKAYYCFCSKQRLEKLRIRQAENKKPPKYDKHCLKLSPDEIKEKINQGEKYVIRLKIPEKGTTEFKDSIRGRVKFENQVLDDTILLKSDGFPTYHLANVIDDHDMGITHVIRAEEWLPSTPKHILLYQALGFEPPWFAHLPLILGRDNKKLSKRHGSVSILQYKEDGYLPAAILNFLAFLGWNPKTEKEFFSRSELIEAFSLNGVNKSGAIFNLDKLNWLNGYYIRQMDPQELKRVGEPFLKKEFKQIANEKNIDLVKLWEMSADRINTLKEINKLCDFVFEPKDYLPEILIPRKSNKTQAIKNLKLVESKLKDLSEKDFKADYLRDLFLNYIKENNLNTGELLWPFRVALSGKRASPDVFDMSELLGKELVLKKIDMAMDKLNIL